A stretch of the Modestobacter marinus genome encodes the following:
- a CDS encoding PIG-L deacetylase family protein — MATAPAPFPDDWQRALVVAAHPDDIEYGPAAAVAVWTAAGKEVHYLLATRGEAGIAGLSPAEAGPLREEEERRSAAVVGVSEVEFLDHSDGVLVADLQLRRDLAGALRRHRPDLVVVMHGGDTWTPPEVTPGALNSADHRALTRSLLDAVADAGNEWIFPDLTETPWSGVQYVAVHAVGYPPPHVVDVSAGVETAVASLVEHRRYLEALSDDPVEEQARRQVDMATLTEDGGRQVGFRLYWG, encoded by the coding sequence ATGGCCACCGCTCCCGCCCCGTTCCCCGACGACTGGCAGCGCGCGCTCGTCGTCGCCGCGCACCCCGACGACATCGAGTACGGCCCCGCGGCCGCCGTCGCGGTGTGGACGGCGGCGGGCAAGGAGGTGCACTACCTGCTGGCCACCCGCGGCGAGGCGGGCATCGCCGGGTTGTCCCCGGCCGAGGCCGGCCCGCTGCGCGAGGAGGAGGAGCGCCGCTCGGCCGCCGTCGTCGGCGTCTCGGAGGTGGAGTTCCTCGACCACTCCGACGGCGTGCTCGTCGCCGACCTGCAGCTGCGCCGCGACCTGGCCGGGGCGCTGCGCCGGCACCGGCCCGACCTGGTCGTGGTCATGCACGGCGGGGACACCTGGACCCCGCCGGAGGTCACTCCCGGCGCGCTGAACTCCGCGGACCACCGGGCGCTGACCCGGTCGCTGCTGGACGCGGTGGCCGATGCGGGCAACGAGTGGATCTTCCCCGACCTGACCGAGACGCCGTGGTCGGGCGTGCAGTACGTCGCCGTCCACGCGGTCGGATACCCGCCGCCGCACGTGGTCGACGTCAGCGCCGGCGTGGAGACCGCCGTCGCCTCGCTGGTCGAGCACCGCCGCTACCTCGAGGCCCTGTCCGACGACCCTGTCGAGGAGCAGGCTCGTCGACAGGTCGACATGGCGACCCTGACCGAGGACGGCGGGCGCCAGGTCGGCTTCCGGCTCTACTGGGGCTGA
- a CDS encoding flagellin, with protein sequence MATNTSAMAAHRHLARTDGALHRSLERLSSGHRVNRAADDAAGLGISEGLRAQIGGMARAVRNTQDGISLVQTAEGALAETTALLQRMRDLAVQAANDGGLDAHATRAIQGEVDQLKAELDRIAGTTTFNGRRLLDGTYRGTFQVGADVGETLTVVIGSAADGVDVAGLGLSGVDVSDPSGAAPTATVTPAVSDAEGTPSAGRLALAGDFTTTGSYAAGFRGLSGTISYAGRTFDLASVDYTGAVTATDHITALNLAARPALGTATYPFVGTGSALYFTGDVPAPASTAADAVALTPAYTARTGPGGALPVIDAALSRVSSLRADLGAVQNRMEHTIARLGVSIENTTAAESRIRDTDMAAEMTVFARNQVLSQAGTAMLAQANQTPRAVLELLG encoded by the coding sequence GTGGCCACGAACACCAGCGCGATGGCCGCCCACCGGCACCTCGCCCGCACCGACGGGGCGCTGCACCGGTCGCTGGAACGGCTCTCCTCCGGGCACCGGGTGAACCGGGCGGCCGACGACGCCGCCGGGCTGGGCATCTCCGAGGGGCTCCGCGCCCAGATCGGCGGGATGGCGCGCGCGGTCCGGAACACGCAGGACGGCATCAGCCTGGTCCAGACCGCCGAGGGCGCGCTGGCCGAGACCACGGCGCTCCTGCAGCGGATGCGCGACCTCGCCGTGCAGGCCGCCAACGACGGTGGCCTCGACGCCCACGCCACGCGGGCCATCCAGGGCGAGGTCGACCAGCTGAAGGCGGAGCTGGACCGGATCGCCGGCACCACCACGTTCAACGGCCGCCGCCTCCTCGACGGCACCTACCGGGGCACCTTCCAGGTCGGCGCCGACGTCGGGGAGACCCTCACCGTCGTCATCGGGTCGGCGGCGGACGGCGTGGACGTCGCCGGTCTCGGGCTGTCCGGCGTCGACGTCAGCGACCCCAGCGGTGCCGCGCCGACCGCCACGGTGACGCCCGCGGTGTCCGACGCCGAGGGCACCCCGTCCGCGGGCCGGCTCGCCCTGGCCGGCGACTTCACCACCACGGGCAGCTACGCCGCCGGCTTCCGCGGCCTGAGCGGGACCATCTCCTACGCCGGCCGCACCTTCGACCTCGCCTCCGTGGACTACACCGGCGCCGTGACGGCGACCGACCACATCACCGCACTGAACCTGGCCGCCCGCCCGGCGCTGGGCACCGCCACGTACCCGTTCGTCGGGACGGGGTCCGCCCTGTACTTCACCGGGGACGTCCCGGCTCCCGCCTCGACCGCCGCGGACGCCGTCGCGCTGACCCCGGCCTACACCGCACGGACCGGGCCCGGTGGCGCCCTCCCGGTGATCGACGCGGCCCTCAGCCGGGTCTCCTCGCTGCGCGCGGACCTCGGTGCGGTGCAGAACCGGATGGAGCACACGATCGCCCGGCTGGGGGTGTCGATCGAGAACACCACGGCGGCGGAGTCCCGGATCCGGGACACCGACATGGCCGCGGAGATGACGGTGTTCGCGCGCAACCAGGTGCTGAGCCAGGCCGGGACGGCGATGCTCGCCCAGGCCAACCAGACCCCGCGGGCCGTCCTGGAGCTGCTCGGCTGA
- a CDS encoding endo-1,4-beta-xylanase, whose product MLPVLLGATLAPAAAGERGRVPDHVVEQRVHKALDRYGLRDVAPRDLEIGTAVAGGGHHLEQDYPDPFTYDQPYREALAREFSSLSPENQAKWEFIHPEQDRYDFAAMDAIVEFAQRHGQVVRGHTLLWHSQNPEWLTEGDFTPEELRAILKDHIQTVVGRYAGKIQQWDVANEVFTDGPNPTLRPENIWISALGPGIIADAFRWAHEADPEAKLFLNDYAVDDIGAKSDAYYALSQELLAQGVPLHGFATQAHLSFEYPFPSTLEENLQRFDDLGLETAITELDVRMPLGENGRPTAEQLAQQADWYQWALEACLGVEDCNSFTIWGFNDKYSWVPVFFEGTGAANVMFEDYTRKPAYWALAVTLAKARWLGVR is encoded by the coding sequence ATGCTGCCCGTCCTCCTCGGCGCCACCCTCGCCCCGGCAGCCGCCGGGGAGCGTGGTCGGGTCCCCGACCACGTCGTGGAACAGCGCGTCCACAAGGCCCTCGACCGCTACGGCCTGCGTGACGTGGCGCCGCGTGACCTGGAGATCGGCACCGCCGTCGCCGGGGGCGGGCACCACCTCGAGCAGGACTACCCCGACCCGTTCACCTACGACCAGCCCTACCGCGAGGCCCTGGCGCGTGAGTTCAGCTCGCTCTCGCCGGAGAACCAGGCGAAGTGGGAGTTCATCCACCCGGAGCAGGACCGGTACGACTTCGCCGCCATGGACGCGATCGTCGAGTTCGCCCAGCGCCACGGCCAGGTCGTGCGCGGGCACACCCTGCTGTGGCACAGCCAGAACCCGGAGTGGCTGACGGAGGGCGACTTCACCCCCGAGGAGCTGCGCGCGATCCTCAAGGACCACATCCAGACCGTGGTCGGCCGCTACGCCGGCAAGATCCAGCAGTGGGACGTCGCCAACGAGGTCTTCACCGACGGGCCGAACCCCACCCTCCGCCCGGAGAACATCTGGATCAGCGCGCTCGGCCCGGGCATCATCGCCGACGCCTTCCGCTGGGCGCACGAGGCCGACCCGGAGGCGAAGCTCTTCCTCAACGACTACGCGGTCGACGACATCGGGGCCAAGAGCGACGCCTACTACGCCCTCTCCCAGGAGCTCCTGGCCCAGGGCGTGCCGCTGCACGGCTTCGCCACCCAGGCGCACCTGAGCTTCGAGTACCCCTTCCCCTCGACCCTCGAGGAGAACCTGCAGCGCTTCGACGACCTCGGCCTGGAGACGGCGATCACCGAGCTCGACGTCCGCATGCCGCTCGGGGAGAACGGCCGGCCGACCGCTGAGCAGCTGGCCCAGCAGGCCGACTGGTACCAGTGGGCGCTGGAGGCCTGCCTCGGCGTCGAGGACTGCAACTCCTTCACCATCTGGGGGTTCAACGACAAGTACTCCTGGGTGCCGGTCTTCTTCGAGGGCACCGGCGCGGCCAACGTGATGTTCGAGGACTACACGCGCAAGCCCGCCTACTGGGCGCTGGCCGTGACGCTCGCCAAGGCGCGCTGGCTGGGCGTGCGGTGA
- a CDS encoding ChaB family protein, whose protein sequence is MPKTTKSGDAEQDEIPSTLQRSDEKAQRTFAKAHDSAAESYDDEQRANRVAWSAVKHTHEKVGDHWEPKDHKGPSDPQAEGGRDTDRETKGGVDANASKSHLYDVAKELDVEGRSTMDKDELVDAIQKANDRKTAEAREK, encoded by the coding sequence GTGCCGAAGACCACGAAGAGCGGCGACGCTGAGCAGGACGAGATCCCCAGCACCCTGCAGCGCTCGGACGAGAAGGCGCAGCGGACCTTCGCCAAGGCCCACGACTCCGCCGCCGAGTCCTACGACGACGAGCAGCGGGCCAACCGGGTGGCCTGGAGCGCGGTGAAGCACACGCACGAGAAGGTGGGCGACCACTGGGAGCCCAAGGACCACAAGGGGCCGAGCGACCCCCAGGCCGAGGGTGGCCGGGACACCGACCGGGAGACCAAGGGCGGCGTGGATGCCAACGCGTCCAAGTCGCACCTGTACGACGTCGCCAAGGAGCTGGACGTCGAGGGCCGGTCGACGATGGACAAGGACGAGCTGGTCGACGCGATCCAGAAGGCCAACGACCGGAAGACCGCCGAGGCGCGGGAGAAGTGA
- a CDS encoding DUF2795 domain-containing protein, translated as MTDPRQPGTPPGTDPADVDHRAAIAEALGKEVWPADKEALVAKAQESNATDRVLADLRRLPAGTEFTNVQEVAEALGIHTEQQRF; from the coding sequence ATGACCGACCCCCGCCAGCCCGGCACCCCGCCCGGCACCGACCCGGCCGACGTCGACCACCGGGCCGCGATCGCCGAGGCGCTCGGCAAGGAGGTCTGGCCGGCCGACAAGGAGGCCCTGGTCGCCAAGGCCCAGGAGTCGAACGCCACCGACCGCGTGCTCGCCGACCTGCGCCGGCTGCCGGCCGGCACCGAGTTCACCAACGTGCAGGAGGTCGCCGAGGCGCTCGGCATCCACACCGAGCAGCAGCGCTTCTGA
- a CDS encoding MFS transporter encodes MRKWLPLVAICTGTFMLLIDVTIVNVALPDMATDLDTSFGQLQWVVDVYALSLAALVLGAGSLADLYGRRRLYLIGLGLFALASLACGLAPGAELLIVARAVQGIGAAAMLATTIALINTSYEGRDRGTAFGIWGAVVGAAAALGPILGGALTELDWRWIFFVNLPISVFGIALTLMAVQEARQPDAPRPDVPGIVLFTVGAAGIVFGLVRAAADGWGAPVAWGPLAAGVLVLAVWVRVELGRRAPMLDVRLFGNRSFTGIMLGALLLNGAAFAHNLYISLWLQSVLGLSPLQGGLVFIPLSAFSFVVAAFAGRYLQTLPPRFVVGGGLVVIGVAALLLAFVQADSSWRVLVPGLAVLGIGVGVANPTLASAALAAVPRERSGMASGAVNTARQLGFALGVAVLGSVFTARAAGVLRDAGAADPDATASALTAGQTQQLVGSAPPADRAGLADLLGSAYADGLHQVFLVSGSAGILGGLLVLWLVRAAAPSQASQRTAEHESSPAR; translated from the coding sequence ATGCGCAAGTGGCTGCCGCTGGTCGCGATCTGCACCGGCACGTTCATGCTCCTCATCGACGTCACGATCGTGAACGTCGCCCTGCCCGACATGGCCACCGACCTGGACACCAGCTTCGGCCAGCTGCAGTGGGTCGTCGACGTCTACGCCCTGTCGCTGGCCGCCCTGGTGCTGGGGGCGGGCTCGCTGGCCGACCTGTACGGCCGGCGCCGGCTCTACCTGATCGGCCTGGGCCTGTTCGCGCTGGCGTCGCTGGCCTGCGGCCTGGCCCCCGGCGCGGAGCTGCTGATCGTGGCGCGGGCGGTGCAGGGCATCGGGGCCGCCGCCATGCTCGCCACCACCATCGCGCTGATCAACACCAGCTACGAGGGGCGCGACCGCGGGACCGCCTTCGGCATCTGGGGTGCCGTGGTCGGGGCCGCCGCGGCCCTGGGGCCCATCCTCGGCGGGGCGCTGACCGAGCTGGACTGGCGCTGGATCTTCTTCGTCAACCTGCCGATCAGCGTGTTCGGCATCGCGCTGACCCTCATGGCCGTGCAGGAGGCCCGCCAGCCGGACGCCCCGCGCCCCGACGTGCCCGGGATCGTGCTGTTCACCGTCGGCGCCGCCGGCATCGTCTTCGGCCTCGTGCGGGCCGCCGCGGACGGGTGGGGGGCGCCGGTCGCCTGGGGCCCGCTGGCCGCCGGCGTCCTCGTGCTGGCCGTCTGGGTCCGCGTCGAGCTCGGCCGCCGGGCGCCGATGCTCGACGTCCGGCTGTTCGGCAACCGCTCCTTCACCGGGATCATGCTCGGCGCACTGCTGCTGAACGGGGCGGCCTTCGCGCACAACCTCTACATCTCGCTGTGGCTGCAGTCGGTGCTGGGGCTCTCGCCGCTGCAGGGCGGGCTGGTGTTCATCCCGCTCTCCGCGTTCAGCTTCGTGGTGGCCGCCTTCGCCGGGCGGTACCTGCAGACCCTGCCGCCGCGGTTCGTCGTCGGCGGTGGGCTGGTCGTCATCGGCGTCGCGGCCCTCCTGCTGGCCTTCGTGCAGGCCGACTCCTCGTGGCGGGTCCTCGTCCCGGGGCTGGCCGTGCTCGGCATCGGGGTCGGGGTGGCCAACCCGACCCTGGCGTCGGCCGCGCTGGCCGCGGTGCCCCGGGAGCGCAGCGGGATGGCCTCGGGCGCGGTGAACACCGCCCGGCAGCTCGGGTTCGCCCTCGGCGTGGCGGTGCTGGGCAGCGTCTTCACCGCGCGGGCAGCCGGCGTGCTCCGGGACGCCGGCGCGGCCGACCCCGACGCGACCGCCTCCGCGCTGACCGCCGGGCAGACCCAGCAGCTCGTCGGCTCCGCGCCCCCGGCGGACCGGGCCGGGCTCGCCGACCTGCTGGGCAGCGCGTACGCCGACGGACTTCACCAGGTCTTCCTGGTCAGTGGCAGCGCCGGGATCCTCGGTGGGCTGCTGGTGCTGTGGCTGGTCCGCGCCGCGGCCCCCAGCCAGGCCTCCCAGCGGACGGCGGAACATGAGTCCTCGCCGGCGCGCTGA
- a CDS encoding putative bifunctional diguanylate cyclase/phosphodiesterase, translated as MPVPSRLLPGAPRGPVCVVAVLAGAQVALALAPGSGPTRDLLALALAVAVQLAVVSLLRWRARRAPGERSLWHRLATAMGLLGGGAVAAALLVAAQAGAPLTVVPVSVAHLAAFPLLYGGMVLWNRDSANVADPSDTVLGVAAALAVVAVTDTALVHLSSPFASSPWWQLQPVIMQTAAGLVLVGTAATVPFISGMHRDPRAWLLLTGVTAHLVAGTAIATGASWGWAVTAVGALFVCAAAVVRPVGVPRTKTDPAATTIGAFVVLLASITVLVTVSVGTPSPVAAWFAGVAAAAASVRLLLNVRDLAQLTESRRQALTDELTGLANRRAVLRRIEELGAEPLVLGVLDLDAFKEVNDGLGHAAGDELLRLLAQRLQPLLGAGDVLGRLGGDEFALVARVRAGTRPADHAAHLGLALQDRLAAPFEVSGLTVHVTGSLGLTWHAGAPAAPAGLLRQADAAMYDAKRSGRRVEHYDVDRHGDSSGRLALVEELRAGVQRGELVLHHQPQVDVVTGRTVGVEALVRWAHPTRGLLQPADFLPLAEVHGLMGPLTDEVLTQAVAQAAAWHRSGQGLRVSVNLSASNLLDTGLPQRVAGLLAAHDLPPSALVLEVTETVLLSDPDRSLAVVAALAALGTTVSIDDFGTGYASLTYLHQLPVGELKLDRSFTADLLTDGRAGAIVASTIRLAHQLGLRVVAEGVEDPATLLHLRALDCDETQGYLHAPPLPATELEEWRTVHERQRTGARH; from the coding sequence ATGCCGGTTCCCTCCCGCCTCCTGCCCGGGGCGCCCCGCGGGCCGGTGTGCGTGGTCGCCGTCCTGGCCGGTGCGCAGGTCGCGCTGGCCCTCGCTCCGGGCAGCGGCCCGACCCGCGACCTCCTGGCCCTGGCCCTGGCCGTCGCCGTGCAGCTCGCCGTCGTGTCGCTGCTGCGCTGGCGCGCCCGCCGGGCGCCCGGCGAGCGCTCGCTCTGGCACCGGCTGGCCACCGCCATGGGCCTGCTGGGCGGCGGGGCCGTGGCGGCGGCGTTGCTGGTCGCCGCCCAGGCAGGAGCACCGCTCACCGTCGTCCCGGTCTCCGTGGCACACCTGGCCGCGTTCCCGCTGCTCTACGGCGGCATGGTGCTGTGGAACCGGGACAGCGCGAACGTGGCCGACCCCAGTGACACGGTGCTGGGCGTGGCGGCAGCCCTGGCCGTCGTCGCGGTGACCGACACCGCGCTGGTCCACCTGAGCTCCCCGTTCGCCAGCTCGCCGTGGTGGCAGCTGCAGCCGGTGATCATGCAGACGGCGGCCGGGCTGGTCCTGGTCGGCACCGCCGCGACGGTCCCGTTCATCTCCGGCATGCACCGGGACCCCCGGGCCTGGCTGCTGCTGACCGGGGTCACCGCGCACCTGGTCGCCGGCACGGCCATCGCGACCGGCGCCTCGTGGGGATGGGCGGTCACCGCCGTCGGCGCCCTGTTCGTCTGCGCAGCCGCCGTGGTGCGCCCGGTCGGCGTCCCGCGGACGAAGACGGACCCGGCGGCGACCACGATCGGCGCCTTCGTCGTCCTGCTCGCCTCGATCACGGTGCTGGTCACCGTGTCGGTGGGCACCCCGAGCCCCGTCGCCGCCTGGTTCGCCGGCGTCGCCGCGGCCGCCGCCAGCGTCCGGCTGCTGCTCAACGTGCGCGACCTCGCCCAGCTCACCGAGAGCCGGCGGCAGGCGCTGACCGACGAGCTGACCGGGCTGGCCAACCGCCGGGCGGTGCTGCGCCGGATCGAGGAGCTGGGTGCCGAGCCCCTCGTCCTCGGCGTCCTGGACCTCGACGCGTTCAAGGAGGTCAACGACGGCCTCGGCCACGCCGCCGGCGACGAGCTGCTGCGCCTGCTGGCCCAGCGGCTGCAGCCGCTGCTCGGCGCCGGTGACGTGCTGGGCCGGCTGGGCGGGGACGAGTTCGCCCTGGTGGCCCGGGTGCGGGCCGGCACCCGGCCGGCGGACCACGCCGCCCACCTCGGCCTCGCCCTGCAGGACCGGCTGGCCGCCCCCTTCGAGGTCAGCGGCCTCACCGTGCACGTCACCGGCAGCCTGGGCCTCACCTGGCACGCCGGTGCGCCGGCTGCCCCCGCCGGGCTGCTGCGCCAGGCCGACGCCGCCATGTACGACGCCAAGCGGTCCGGCCGCCGGGTCGAGCACTACGACGTCGACCGGCACGGCGACAGCAGCGGCCGGCTGGCCCTGGTGGAGGAGCTGCGGGCCGGCGTGCAGCGCGGCGAGCTGGTGCTGCACCACCAGCCGCAGGTCGACGTGGTCACCGGGCGGACGGTCGGCGTGGAGGCGCTGGTGCGCTGGGCTCACCCCACCCGCGGGCTGCTGCAGCCGGCGGACTTCCTGCCGCTGGCCGAGGTGCACGGGCTCATGGGCCCGCTGACCGACGAGGTGCTCACCCAGGCCGTCGCCCAGGCGGCGGCCTGGCACCGGTCCGGCCAGGGCCTGCGCGTCTCGGTGAACCTGTCGGCCAGCAACCTGCTCGACACCGGCCTGCCGCAGCGGGTGGCCGGCCTGCTGGCGGCCCACGACCTGCCGCCGTCCGCGCTGGTGCTCGAGGTGACCGAGACGGTGCTGCTCAGCGACCCCGACCGCAGCCTCGCCGTGGTCGCCGCCCTGGCCGCCCTCGGCACCACGGTCAGCATCGACGACTTCGGCACGGGGTACGCCTCGCTCACCTACCTGCACCAGCTGCCGGTGGGCGAGCTGAAGCTCGACCGCTCGTTCACCGCCGACCTGCTCACCGACGGCCGGGCCGGCGCGATCGTGGCCAGCACCATCCGGCTGGCCCACCAGCTCGGGCTGCGGGTCGTCGCCGAGGGCGTCGAGGACCCGGCCACCCTGCTGCACCTGCGCGCACTGGACTGCGACGAGACCCAGGGGTACCTGCACGCGCCGCCGCTGCCGGCCACCGAGCTGGAGGAGTGGCGGACCGTCCACGAGCGGCAGCGCACCGGCGCCCGGCACTGA
- a CDS encoding YkvA family protein, with translation MTTWLTWLGIAVGVVLLSWAVLVVLARTLPPGTARELARFLPACATAVRRLRQHPAVPGRAKVALLLAGLWVLSPIDLIPEFLPVIGPLDDVVVVALALRYAARRVPREVLLAAWPGDRRIIERLLGPAAADAS, from the coding sequence GTGACGACCTGGCTGACCTGGCTCGGCATCGCGGTGGGCGTCGTCCTGCTCAGCTGGGCGGTGCTGGTGGTGCTGGCCCGCACGCTCCCGCCAGGCACGGCCCGCGAACTCGCCCGGTTCCTCCCCGCCTGCGCCACCGCCGTCCGGCGGCTGCGTCAGCACCCGGCGGTGCCCGGGCGGGCGAAGGTGGCGCTGCTGCTGGCCGGGCTGTGGGTGCTCTCGCCGATCGACCTGATCCCGGAGTTCCTGCCGGTCATCGGGCCGCTGGACGACGTCGTGGTGGTCGCGCTGGCTCTGCGCTACGCCGCGCGCCGGGTGCCCCGTGAGGTGCTGCTGGCGGCCTGGCCGGGTGACCGCCGGATCATCGAGCGGCTGCTGGGCCCCGCCGCCGCCGACGCCAGCTGA
- a CDS encoding Vms1/Ankzf1 family peptidyl-tRNA hydrolase codes for MDVTFLEQVFSAPGPYATVCADVTHTTENADAEVELRVRAICEQLAADGAPEGVVESVRSQLLQANDGGEIATLRGRALVVAADGSVVLDEALADVPRDPVARWSPYPDLLPVLRQLAGRVPHVVVVADRVGADVSVATVPGRPTDEETVEGDTFHMRKVKVGGWAHNTYMHTAENQWEENAGQVADHLHQLVTGSGAQFVLVAGDVRARQLIADKASKELGDVLVSMEEGGRAAGADRAPVDLRAQELVAEHEAHGQARAVEQVQAASAHGLAVTGTALVVEALRKAQVETLVLADQPDDEELLVGTDPLQLGTGEDDMSALGVSDAQRIPAGPALLRAAVGSDAAVVVVPRTAMPGDIPVAAVLRYTDASTPS; via the coding sequence ATGGACGTGACCTTCCTGGAGCAGGTGTTCAGCGCGCCCGGCCCGTACGCCACGGTCTGCGCTGACGTCACCCACACCACCGAGAACGCCGACGCCGAGGTCGAACTGCGGGTCCGCGCGATCTGCGAGCAGCTGGCCGCCGACGGCGCACCCGAGGGGGTGGTCGAGTCGGTGCGCAGCCAGCTGCTGCAGGCCAACGACGGCGGTGAGATCGCCACCCTGCGCGGCCGCGCCCTGGTCGTGGCCGCCGACGGTTCGGTGGTGCTGGACGAGGCGCTGGCCGACGTCCCCCGCGACCCGGTCGCCCGCTGGTCGCCCTACCCGGACCTGCTGCCCGTGCTGCGCCAGCTCGCCGGCCGGGTGCCGCACGTGGTGGTCGTCGCCGACCGGGTCGGTGCCGACGTCTCCGTGGCCACCGTGCCCGGCCGCCCCACCGACGAGGAGACCGTCGAGGGCGACACCTTCCACATGCGGAAGGTGAAGGTCGGTGGCTGGGCGCACAACACGTACATGCACACCGCGGAGAACCAGTGGGAGGAGAACGCCGGCCAGGTGGCCGACCACCTCCACCAGCTCGTCACCGGGAGCGGCGCGCAGTTCGTGCTCGTCGCCGGTGACGTCCGTGCCCGCCAGCTGATCGCCGACAAGGCCAGCAAGGAGCTCGGCGACGTCCTCGTCTCGATGGAGGAGGGCGGCCGCGCCGCCGGTGCCGACCGTGCGCCGGTCGACCTCCGGGCGCAGGAGCTCGTCGCCGAGCACGAGGCGCACGGGCAGGCCCGCGCGGTCGAGCAGGTGCAGGCGGCGTCCGCCCACGGGCTGGCCGTCACCGGCACCGCGCTGGTCGTCGAGGCCCTGCGCAAGGCCCAGGTGGAGACCCTGGTCCTCGCCGACCAGCCGGACGACGAGGAGCTGCTGGTCGGCACCGACCCGCTGCAGCTCGGTACGGGCGAGGACGACATGTCGGCCCTCGGCGTCTCCGACGCCCAGCGCATCCCGGCCGGACCGGCGCTGCTGCGCGCCGCCGTCGGCAGTGACGCCGCGGTCGTCGTCGTCCCGCGGACGGCGATGCCCGGGGACATCCCGGTGGCCGCCGTCCTGCGGTACACCGACGCCTCCACCCCCAGCTGA
- a CDS encoding LacI family DNA-binding transcriptional regulator → MSETETRTVTIAAIAAEAGVSVPTVSRVLNGRSDVAPHTRERVERLLRDHGYRRRGSRPTTTARLIDLVFNDLDSPWAVEIIRGVEDAAHAEGVGTVVTAIHRRASDTRSWLDNLAGRNSDGAILVTSDVDPSLHAELRRLHVPAVVIDPAGVPELDVPTIGATNWAGGLTATEHLIGLGHRRIGLVAGTPTLLCSRARQDGHRAALEAAGLTVDPALMRVGDFSHEAGFRAATELLQLPEPPTAVVAANDQMALGAFEAVRRAGLRVPEDVSVVGFDDLPVAQWSSPPLTTVHQPLSEMGSLAARTVLRLVRGEHLETPRLELSTRLVVRESTAPPRAGG, encoded by the coding sequence GTGTCCGAGACCGAGACGCGCACGGTCACCATCGCGGCCATCGCGGCCGAGGCGGGGGTCTCCGTCCCCACCGTCTCGCGCGTCCTCAACGGCCGCTCGGACGTCGCCCCGCACACCCGGGAACGGGTCGAGCGACTGCTGCGCGACCACGGGTACCGGCGGCGCGGCAGCCGGCCCACCACCACCGCCCGGCTGATCGACCTGGTCTTCAACGACCTCGACAGCCCGTGGGCGGTGGAGATCATCCGCGGCGTCGAGGACGCTGCCCACGCCGAGGGCGTGGGCACGGTCGTCACCGCGATCCACCGGCGGGCCAGCGACACCCGCTCGTGGCTGGACAACCTCGCCGGGCGCAACAGCGACGGCGCGATCCTGGTGACCAGCGACGTCGACCCGTCGCTGCACGCGGAGCTCCGCCGGCTGCACGTCCCGGCCGTGGTGATCGACCCGGCCGGGGTCCCGGAACTCGACGTGCCGACGATCGGTGCCACCAACTGGGCCGGTGGCCTCACCGCCACCGAGCACCTCATCGGCCTGGGCCACCGCCGGATCGGCCTGGTGGCCGGCACGCCGACCCTGCTCTGCAGCCGGGCCCGGCAGGACGGTCACCGCGCCGCGCTGGAGGCGGCCGGTCTCACCGTCGACCCCGCGCTCATGCGCGTCGGCGACTTCAGCCACGAGGCCGGTTTCCGTGCGGCCACGGAGCTGCTGCAGCTGCCCGAGCCCCCCACCGCCGTCGTCGCCGCGAACGACCAGATGGCCCTCGGGGCCTTCGAGGCGGTCCGTCGCGCGGGGCTGCGCGTCCCGGAGGACGTCAGCGTGGTCGGCTTCGACGACCTGCCCGTGGCCCAGTGGTCGTCACCGCCGCTGACCACCGTGCACCAGCCGCTGTCGGAGATGGGGTCGCTCGCCGCCCGCACCGTCCTGCGGTTGGTGCGGGGCGAGCACCTGGAGACGCCCCGGCTGGAGCTGTCGACCCGGCTCGTGGTCCGGGAGAGCACCGCCCCGCCCCGCGCCGGGGGCTGA